The Acidobacteriota bacterium genome segment CCGACGTCTTCCTGAGCGCCGGCGCGGGGTTCGTCGTCGTCCTCTGCGGCGACATCATGACCATGCCCGGGCTGCCGAAGGTCCCGGCCGCGGAGCACGTCGACGTCACGGACGACGGGGAGATCATCGGGGTGTCCTGAGGCGGGGCCCTCCGGGTGAGTCGTGGAGGACGCCCGGCGGCGTCCGGCCGGTGAGAGTCGCCGGCTTTTTGCCGCGTTTACACTAATAAAGGAATGTGATAGATATGAAGAAAGAGAAAGGGAGGACGCTCATGAAGGAAGACGACGTCGATCAGAAGCAGACCTCGAAGACCCGGGCCATGGACGCGGCCCTGTCCCAGATCGAAAAGCAGTTCGGCAAGGGCGCCATCATGAAAATGGGCCAGAAGGAAGCCGCCGTCAAGGCGGACAGCATCCCGACGGGATCGATTTCCTTCGACCAGGCCCTGGGCATCGGCGGGTTTCCGCGGGGCCGGGTGGTTGAAATCTACGGACCCGAGGCCACGGGCAAGACAACCCTCGCGCTCCATGTCATCGCCGAGGCCCAGCAGCGGGGCGGCCAGGCGGCTTTCATCGACGCCGAGCACGCCATGGATCCGACCTATGCCGCGCGGATCGGCATCGACATCGACAACCTCCTGATCTCACAACCCGATTACGGTGAGCAGGCGCTCGAAATCGCCGAGGTCCTGGTCCGGAGCGGCGCCGTCGACGTCATTGTCGTCGACTCGGTGGCCGCCCTGGTGCCCAAAGCCGAGCTTGAGGGGGACATGGGCGACGCCCACATGGGCCTTCAGGCGCGGTTGATGTCGCAGGCGCTCCGGAAGCTGACGGCCATCGTCAGCCGGTCCAAGACGTGCTTCATTTTCATCAACCAGCTCCGGGAGAAAATCGGTGTCTTTATCGGCAATCCGGAGACGACGACGGGCGGGCGAGCCCTGAAGTTCTACTCGTCGCTTCGCATCGACGTCCGGCGCCTGGCCACGCTCAAGGACGGCGACAACGTCATCGGCAACCGGGTCAAGGTCAAGATCGTCAAAAACAAGATGGCCCCTCCGTTCCGCGATGCCCAGTTCGACATCATCTATGGCGAGGGCATCTCGCGGGAAGGCGACCTGGTGGACTGCGGGCTGCAGTATGGTGTGTTGGAAAGGTCCGGGACCTGGTATTCCTACGGGAACGAAAGGGTCGGGCAGGGGCGCGACAACGTCAAGAAGCTCCTCAAGGAAAATCCCGAACTCGCCGCACGGCTGGAGGCCGACATCCGGGCCAAGATCGATCCGGACGCGGCCAAAGCCGATCCGGAAAAACCGGTGATGGAAAAGCCCGCCAAGGGTTGAGGCGGGCGCTCGGAGAATTGATGATTGCAGCGGGCATCGCTGAGGCGGATGCCCGATAAATCGCCGGTCGGCGAAGGCGGCCGCCTCCTGTGGGCGGACGGTTTGCCGCTGATCGCGGTGGACGGCGTATGAGCCCGGCCGGGCGATTCTCGAGCGAGTGGGAGGTGACATGACGATTTCCGGCTATTTCCGATTGGCCGTCTGCGTTGTCGCCTGTCTGGCGGCCGGTTTCCTCGGATCGTTTTTCACGAGGGCCTCGGTTTCGACCTGGTTCCGGGAACTCCGGAAGCCGGCCTTCAATCCGCCGGACTGGCTCTTCGGGCCGGTCTGGACCGTGCTCTACATCATGATGGGGGTGGCGCTTTTCCTGGTGATCCGGGAGGGCTTCAAAACCCCGGCGGTTCGTGCGGCTTTTGCGGTGTTCGCCGTCCAGCTCGTGCTCAACATCACTTGGTCCGCGTTGTTTTTCGGACTCAAGTCGCCCGGCGCGGCGTTCGTCGAAATCGTCGTCCTGTGGGCGGCCATCGCCGCGACGATCGCCCTGTTCAAACCGATCTCGACCGCCGCGGCGGTGCTTTTGATACCTTATATTTTGTGGGTTACCTTCGCGGCTGCGCTGAATTTCGCCATTTGGAGGTTGAACTGAGCCAGAGATGCAGGAAGCCGTAGTTTTAAATGATTACAATCATTTTGGAAGCTTCCGCGGGGCGCAGGGCGGATCCCGGAGAAAGCCGTCGGAGGGTCGAGCGGGCACGGATCCGAGACCGCAGGTCGAGGAGAGCGAGACCCGGGAACCGGGACCGTACGCAGGCCGAGATTGCCGTTCCGGCGAGGAAGCAGCTTGCGAAGGCGTAGCATGCCTACGTCGAGCAAGTTGCGACGAAGTCGGAATGGTGAGATCGGCATGCCCAAAGGGCGAAAACTCCCGATAAGAAGCAAGAGTAAAAACCGGGAGTTTACGCGTACGGTCTCGGAGCCGGGGTGGACGGGCAAGGCCGGGGCCCGGACACGTCTTTCGAAGGGATTTGCCCGAGCCCGAAAAGCGGAAGCCGATAAAGATAAGGAAAACAAGACTTTCCGGAAATTGCCGGCAAATACTCCAATAGGGAGGAATTCAGTGTTGAAGCGGAGAGAATTTTTGGCGGTGGCGGGCCTCGGCGGCGCCGCCGTCATGGCGGGCGGGTTCCGCCTGCCGGGAAAGGAAATCACAGAGAAGGAGGACATAACCATGTCTTACAAAGCCAAGGATTACGCGGGCCTCATCGGGATGCCCGGCTTCAGTGAGACGCTGCTGAAGAACCACTTTACGCTTTACCAGGGTTACGTGACGAACACGAACAAGGTGCTCGACACGCTGGATCAGATGGTGAAGGACGGCAAGGCGGGCGAGCCCGCATATGCCGAGCTCAAGCGGCGTCTGGGCTGGGAATGGAACGGCATGCGGCTCCATGAGTACTACTTCGAAAACCTGGGCGGAAAGACCGCGCTCGATACGAACGGCAAGGCGGCCCAGGCGCTGGCCAAGGGGTTCGGAAGCGTGGAGAACTGGGAAAAGGACTTTCGGGCCACGGCCGGGATGCGGGGGATCGGCTGGGTCATTCTCTATCATGACGACATGGCCGGCCGGATGTTCAACTCCTGGATCAACGAGCACGACGTCGCCCATCCGGCGGGTTGCCGGCCGCTTCTCATTCTGGACGTCTTCGAGCACGCCTTCATGATCGACTACGGGCTGAAAAAGGCGGACTACGTCGAGGCCTTCTTCAAGAACATCGACTGGAAGGCCGTCGAGTCGCGGCTGCCCTGATCGGGTCGGCTTTTTTGCGGGTCGGTGTTGATAGGCCGTCGTTCCTGTTCATAGAGCCGGGTTGACGATCAACGTGAAAAACAACAAGGCAGATGCCGGCAGAAAAAGCCATTGAAAGGGGGAGGGCGGCATGATCCAGCATGAACGCGTCCGCTTTCTCAACAACGCCGAGCTCCGCGACGGCGATTTCGTCCTCTATTGGATCCAGGCGTCCCAGCGGGAGGAGACCAACCACGCCCTGGAATACGCCGTAAACCGGGCCAACGACCTCAACAAGCCGCTCGTCGTTCTGTTCGGGTTGAGGCCTTCGTTTCCTGAAGCCGCCGTCCGCGCCTACGCCTTCATGCTGGAGGGCCTGAAAGAGACGGCCGAGGCTCTGCGCGACCGCGGCATCCTCATGGTTGTCCGGCTGGGATCGCCCTGGGAGGAAGCGGTGAAGGCGGCCGAGGGAGCCTGCCTCGTCGTCGTCGACCGAGGCTATCTACGGATCGAAAGAGAATGGCGCACCCGGGCCGCTAAGGCGCTGGCCTGCCCGCTGGTTCAGGTTGAATCCGAGGTCGTCGTTCCCGTCGAGACGGCCTATGGGAAGGAGGCCTACACGGCCGCCGTTCTGCGGCCGCGGATTCATCGCCGCCTCGCGGAATTCCTGGTCCCACTCCGTAAGACCGGCCTGAAGAAAGATTCTTTGGGATTGCGTCTCGAATCCCTGGATATCTCGGATCCGGAAAAAACGTCGGCCGGGCTTTCCGTCGACCGCAGCGTCGGACCGGCGCCGTCGATCCGCGGGGGGACGTCGAAAGCCCTGGCTTTGCTCAAGGCGTTCATCGATAAGAAACTTCCCCGCTATGCCGAAGAAAGAAACGATCCCAACGCCGATGTTCAATCGGGGTTGAGTCCGTATCTGCACTTCGGACAAATTTCACCTCTGACCGCGGCCCTGGCGGTGTCCCGGACGCCGGGTCCGGGCAAGGCGTCGTTTCTCGAGGAGCTCATCGTCCGGCGGGAACTCGGCATGAATTATGCCTTTTTCAATGCGGCCTACGATTCCTATCGGGGGCTCCCGGACTGGTGCCGGGCGACGCTTGAGAAGCATAAAGGCGACAAGAGGGAATATGTTTATGCAATGGACAAGCTGGAGCGGGCGGAGACGCACGACCCCTATTGGAACGCCGCCCAGTTGGAGATGACGCTCACGGGGAAGATGCACAATTACATGCGGATGTACTGGGGGAAGAAGATCCTCGAGTGGTCGGCGACACCTGAGGAGGCCTTTGCCGCGGCCATCCGGCTCAACAACAAATACGAACTCGACGGGCGCGATCCCAACAGTTTCGCCGGCGTCGCCTGGTGTTTCGGCAAGCACGACCGGCCGTGGCGGGAGCGTCCGATCTTCGGAACCGTCCGCTACATGAACGCTGTCGGGCTGAAACGCAAGTTCGACGCCGACGGCTATGTGCGGATGATAAGGGACGCATGAGTTTCATTGCCGCAACTGCGATTTTAGATTAAGATTTTAATAAAGCGTTATGCCGAGGGTCGAAGGCGGCCCGCGTCTTTAGGAGGGCGATATGAAAGCAAAAATCATCCTGGCCGTTGTGTTGACGGCTCTCGTCGTGGTCCTGTTTTTCCAGAACAGGGAGATCGTGACGTTCAAGATCTATTTCTGGACGATCGGCATTTCCCAGGTCATCCTCGTCCCGGTCATGGTCCTGGCGGGAATCATCATCGGCTATCTTCTCGGAACCGTGCGGCGGGAAAAGGTATAGAAAGAGTCCGCGGACGAGTTCGGCGAAGCTTTTTGCCTGAGCCTTCGTTCCCGGCTGAAAGCCGATGATGTTTAATCGATCCTTATCGATCATTGCGGCTCTTCTCCTGTTGGGCAGTTGCACGTCTCAAAAGGAAATTGAATCGGAATGGCAGGGATCCGTCATTTTTTCCGATGGAATCAAGGAAATCAGGAATCCAGGAATCCCGCTCTTCGGCGAACTCCGGTTGTCTCTTGTGGAGGATTTGAGGATCGGCGATGAACAAAACAAAGATGATCTCTTTTACAGAACCAAAGGAATAGGAATCGACGCTCAGGGCAGCATCTATGTTTTAGATCGCGGAAATCACAGAATCCAGAAATTCGATCGTTCCGGAAATTACCGTATGACGATAGGAAGGTTCGGGCAGGGGCCGGGAGAATTTCAGGTTCCCGTAAAAATCGCCGTTGACCGAGCGACAGGCGATATCCATGTGTATGATCTCATGGCCGGGATCGTGACTTTTTCCGCAAACGGGGAATATCTCAATGCCTCAAGACCCATACAGATGGTTCGGGATTTCGTCCCGTTGGATCAAAAGGGTGGCTTTTTGGGTGTCATTCAAAAAGAGCTCGAGTCTCAACTTTCTTACGGGATCAGTCTCTGTTATCTCTCGGCAAACGGGCAAATCGGGAAGACTTACGCGGAATATCCCTACAATGTCTATACCAAAGAACTCAGCACAGGCGTTCACTATGTCGAAACAGGATATGAGCATTCTTTGCACATCGCCAAGCTGGATCAAAAAACGTTTTTGTATGGATATTC includes the following:
- the recA gene encoding recombinase RecA — encoded protein: MKEDDVDQKQTSKTRAMDAALSQIEKQFGKGAIMKMGQKEAAVKADSIPTGSISFDQALGIGGFPRGRVVEIYGPEATGKTTLALHVIAEAQQRGGQAAFIDAEHAMDPTYAARIGIDIDNLLISQPDYGEQALEIAEVLVRSGAVDVIVVDSVAALVPKAELEGDMGDAHMGLQARLMSQALRKLTAIVSRSKTCFIFINQLREKIGVFIGNPETTTGGRALKFYSSLRIDVRRLATLKDGDNVIGNRVKVKIVKNKMAPPFRDAQFDIIYGEGISREGDLVDCGLQYGVLERSGTWYSYGNERVGQGRDNVKKLLKENPELAARLEADIRAKIDPDAAKADPEKPVMEKPAKG
- a CDS encoding TspO/MBR family protein, with protein sequence MTISGYFRLAVCVVACLAAGFLGSFFTRASVSTWFRELRKPAFNPPDWLFGPVWTVLYIMMGVALFLVIREGFKTPAVRAAFAVFAVQLVLNITWSALFFGLKSPGAAFVEIVVLWAAIAATIALFKPISTAAAVLLIPYILWVTFAAALNFAIWRLN
- a CDS encoding Fe-Mn family superoxide dismutase; protein product: MSYKAKDYAGLIGMPGFSETLLKNHFTLYQGYVTNTNKVLDTLDQMVKDGKAGEPAYAELKRRLGWEWNGMRLHEYYFENLGGKTALDTNGKAAQALAKGFGSVENWEKDFRATAGMRGIGWVILYHDDMAGRMFNSWINEHDVAHPAGCRPLLILDVFEHAFMIDYGLKKADYVEAFFKNIDWKAVESRLP
- a CDS encoding deoxyribodipyrimidine photo-lyase, yielding MIQHERVRFLNNAELRDGDFVLYWIQASQREETNHALEYAVNRANDLNKPLVVLFGLRPSFPEAAVRAYAFMLEGLKETAEALRDRGILMVVRLGSPWEEAVKAAEGACLVVVDRGYLRIEREWRTRAAKALACPLVQVESEVVVPVETAYGKEAYTAAVLRPRIHRRLAEFLVPLRKTGLKKDSLGLRLESLDISDPEKTSAGLSVDRSVGPAPSIRGGTSKALALLKAFIDKKLPRYAEERNDPNADVQSGLSPYLHFGQISPLTAALAVSRTPGPGKASFLEELIVRRELGMNYAFFNAAYDSYRGLPDWCRATLEKHKGDKREYVYAMDKLERAETHDPYWNAAQLEMTLTGKMHNYMRMYWGKKILEWSATPEEAFAAAIRLNNKYELDGRDPNSFAGVAWCFGKHDRPWRERPIFGTVRYMNAVGLKRKFDADGYVRMIRDA
- a CDS encoding LapA family protein — its product is MKAKIILAVVLTALVVVLFFQNREIVTFKIYFWTIGISQVILVPVMVLAGIIIGYLLGTVRREKV
- a CDS encoding 6-bladed beta-propeller, with amino-acid sequence MRIGDEQNKDDLFYRTKGIGIDAQGSIYVLDRGNHRIQKFDRSGNYRMTIGRFGQGPGEFQVPVKIAVDRATGDIHVYDLMAGIVTFSANGEYLNASRPIQMVRDFVPLDQKGGFLGVIQKELESQLSYGISLCYLSANGQIGKTYAEYPYNVYTKELSTGVHYVETGYEHSLHIAKLDQKTFLYGYSKDYVLHVFDFEGDILFRVQKDAPIPRFSADEIESLKKFGVPAEKPHFFSILVDSEGRIYVQRNKAEKLIRQYGWIDLENKEVDVFSKEGYFLYTTRLPPNTCAIEDGVLYSHTLERESGAENVVRYQIANWTEIKTGIR